Proteins from a single region of Acidovorax sp. NCPPB 3576:
- a CDS encoding dienelactone hydrolase family protein: MLRDDLKTDFDALLPGQSTEAGATRRTAMRVALGAGFGVGYAAAAMPVMAQTAIQTPADGLTAGKVSIEVNGFKVPAYRAAPAGKTDLPVVLVIQEIFGVHEYIADTCRRFAKAGYLAIAPELYARQGDPLQYTEAAKLMSELVSKVPDAQVLADLDGTVKWAGENGGDLKKVGITGFCWGGRITWLYAAHGPVKAGVAWYGRLVGQASELTPKHPVDIAPILKAPVLGLYGEKDSGIPLDTIDKMKAALQTGSAAAKASQFVVYPDAPHAFHADYRPSFRKEAAEDGWKRALEWFKTHGVA, translated from the coding sequence ATGCTGCGTGACGACCTCAAGACCGACTTCGACGCCCTCTTGCCGGGCCAGAGCACCGAGGCGGGAGCCACCCGCCGAACCGCCATGCGCGTGGCCCTGGGCGCCGGTTTCGGCGTGGGCTATGCCGCCGCGGCCATGCCCGTGATGGCGCAGACCGCCATCCAGACGCCCGCCGACGGGCTGACGGCCGGCAAGGTCAGCATCGAGGTCAACGGCTTCAAGGTGCCGGCCTACCGCGCCGCGCCCGCCGGCAAGACCGACCTGCCGGTGGTGCTGGTGATCCAGGAGATCTTCGGCGTGCACGAATACATCGCCGACACCTGCCGCCGCTTCGCCAAGGCCGGCTACCTGGCCATCGCGCCCGAGCTGTACGCCCGCCAGGGCGACCCGCTGCAATACACCGAAGCCGCCAAGCTGATGAGCGAGCTGGTTTCCAAGGTGCCCGACGCCCAGGTGCTCGCCGATCTGGACGGCACCGTGAAATGGGCGGGCGAGAACGGCGGCGACCTGAAGAAGGTCGGCATCACCGGCTTTTGCTGGGGTGGCCGCATCACCTGGCTCTACGCCGCCCACGGCCCCGTCAAGGCCGGTGTGGCCTGGTACGGCCGTCTGGTGGGACAGGCCAGCGAACTCACGCCCAAGCACCCGGTGGACATCGCCCCGATCCTCAAGGCGCCGGTGCTGGGCCTGTACGGCGAAAAAGACAGCGGCATCCCCCTTGACACGATTGATAAGATGAAAGCGGCCCTTCAGACCGGCTCCGCCGCCGCCAAGGCGTCGCAGTTTGTCGTGTATCCGGATGCGCCCCATGCCTTCCACGCCGACTACCGGCCCAGCTTCCGCAAGGAAGCCGCCGAGGACGGATGGAAGCGGGCGCTGGAGTGGTTCAAGACCCACGGCGTGGCCTGA
- a CDS encoding GbsR/MarR family transcriptional regulator, which produces MQLTDIAQRFVVHWGEMGTAWGVNRTVAQIHALLFFHGRPLHAEEICETLGVARSNASNSLKELLNWNLIRTTHVLGDRRDYFETSTDVWELFRTVVRERKEREFDPTVRMLRELVARPDFASETADAQDRVRETLHLMDSLGVWADEMLRLSPSTLDKVLRLGASVQKFVRGGPTDKAPPPPQPPAG; this is translated from the coding sequence ATGCAACTGACCGACATCGCCCAACGCTTCGTGGTCCACTGGGGAGAGATGGGGACCGCCTGGGGCGTGAACCGCACCGTGGCGCAGATCCACGCACTGCTCTTCTTCCATGGCCGACCGCTGCACGCCGAGGAAATCTGCGAGACCCTGGGCGTAGCCCGGTCCAACGCCAGCAACAGCCTCAAGGAACTGCTCAACTGGAACCTGATCCGCACCACCCACGTGCTGGGCGACCGGCGCGACTATTTCGAAACCTCCACCGACGTGTGGGAGCTGTTTCGTACCGTGGTGCGCGAACGCAAGGAGCGCGAGTTCGACCCCACCGTGCGCATGCTGCGCGAACTGGTGGCCCGCCCCGACTTCGCCAGCGAAACCGCCGATGCCCAGGACCGGGTGCGCGAAACGCTGCACCTCATGGATTCGCTGGGCGTGTGGGCCGACGAAATGCTGCGCCTGTCCCCGTCCACGCTCGACAAGGTGCTGCGCCTGGGGGCCAGCGTGCAGAAGTTCGTGCGCGGGGGCCCTACCGACAAGGCGCCGCCGCCCCCCCAGCCACCCGCTGGCTGA
- a CDS encoding thiol-disulfide oxidoreductase DCC family protein, which yields MNSVPALNPAVYPLTLYFDSRCRLCAAEMGNLMLRNTGGLLRFADVWAPDFEGPPAGTTQDDLLTLIHARQADGRLLRGVAVFRAAYEAVGLGWVTAATRWPVIGPLADRVYPVLARNRYRLPQWLVHGLFERASSAAARRAAARRCGPGDDQCRL from the coding sequence ATGAACTCCGTCCCAGCCCTGAATCCGGCGGTCTATCCCCTCACCCTGTACTTCGATTCGCGCTGCCGCCTGTGCGCCGCCGAGATGGGCAACCTCATGCTACGCAACACCGGCGGCCTGCTGCGCTTTGCCGACGTGTGGGCGCCGGACTTCGAGGGCCCGCCGGCGGGAACAACCCAGGACGACCTGCTCACCCTGATCCATGCGCGCCAGGCCGACGGCCGGCTGCTACGGGGCGTTGCGGTGTTCCGTGCGGCGTACGAGGCGGTGGGCCTGGGCTGGGTGACCGCCGCCACGCGCTGGCCCGTCATCGGGCCGCTGGCCGACCGGGTGTACCCGGTACTGGCGCGCAACCGCTACCGCCTGCCGCAGTGGCTGGTGCACGGCCTGTTCGAGCGCGCCAGCAGCGCAGCCGCCCGACGGGCCGCGGCCCGCCGCTGCGGCCCGGGCGATGACCAGTGCCGCCTCTGA
- a CDS encoding NAD-dependent epimerase/dehydratase family protein, whose translation MHMLLTGSTGFIGRAVQSALERAGHTVHGGISPRRAAGRPGQVAMDFAHDTTPAVWLPRLEGIDAVVNAAGVLRDTRTRPIDALHQHTPVALFDACAQAGVRRIVQISALGIAGSATRYATTKRAADTHLLGLTEQGAVSGVVLRPSIVFGRGGASSALFMNLARLPLVVLPGPVLQARVQPVAVHDLASAVAALMGPALDTTGLIECSGPEAVPMAELIASLRQQSGHGPARVLRLPDALSHLSARVGDQVPAMPWCSETLALLGSDNTADPAALRRLLGHDATHYRRLVESAWKAAG comes from the coding sequence ATGCACATGCTTCTTACCGGCTCCACCGGCTTCATCGGCCGCGCGGTGCAGAGCGCACTCGAACGCGCGGGGCACACCGTGCACGGCGGCATCTCGCCGCGCCGCGCGGCGGGCCGCCCCGGCCAGGTCGCCATGGACTTCGCGCACGACACCACGCCCGCGGTGTGGCTGCCGCGCCTCGAAGGCATCGACGCCGTGGTGAATGCCGCCGGCGTGCTGCGCGACACCCGCACCCGGCCGATCGACGCCTTGCACCAGCACACGCCCGTCGCCCTGTTCGATGCCTGCGCCCAGGCCGGCGTGCGGCGCATCGTGCAGATCTCGGCGCTCGGCATCGCCGGCAGCGCCACGCGCTACGCCACCACCAAGCGCGCCGCCGACACGCACCTGCTCGGCTTGACCGAACAGGGCGCCGTCTCGGGGGTGGTGCTGCGGCCCAGCATCGTGTTCGGCCGGGGCGGCGCCAGCAGCGCGCTGTTCATGAACCTCGCACGGTTGCCGTTGGTCGTGCTGCCCGGTCCGGTGCTGCAGGCCCGCGTGCAACCCGTGGCGGTGCACGACCTGGCGAGCGCCGTGGCCGCGCTGATGGGCCCTGCGCTGGACACCACCGGCCTCATCGAATGCAGCGGGCCCGAGGCGGTGCCCATGGCCGAACTGATCGCCAGCCTGCGCCAGCAATCGGGCCACGGGCCTGCCCGCGTGCTCCGCCTGCCGGATGCGCTCAGCCACCTGAGCGCCCGCGTGGGCGACCAGGTGCCGGCCATGCCCTGGTGCAGCGAAACGCTCGCCTTGCTGGGCAGCGACAACACGGCGGACCCGGCCGCGCTGCGGCGTTTGCTGGGACATGACGCAACGCACTATCGCCGCCTGGTCGAGAGCGCCTGGAAGGCAGCGGGATGA
- a CDS encoding DoxX-like family protein: MNADTARWLRGSLVLVWLGTALASAIESQGQGRDLLVRGGLQNEVLIQALVWGGIAADTAIGLALWLRPGRAADAMALALMGVMTGVATVLLPTLWLDPLGPLLKNLPIAAILVVLLKAPRA, translated from the coding sequence ATGAACGCCGACACGGCCCGCTGGCTGCGCGGCAGCCTGGTCCTGGTGTGGCTGGGCACGGCGCTCGCCAGCGCCATCGAATCACAAGGCCAGGGGCGTGATCTGCTGGTGCGCGGCGGGCTGCAGAACGAAGTGCTGATCCAGGCGCTGGTGTGGGGCGGCATTGCCGCTGACACGGCCATCGGGCTGGCGCTGTGGCTGCGCCCCGGCCGGGCCGCCGATGCCATGGCCCTGGCCTTGATGGGCGTGATGACCGGGGTCGCCACGGTGCTGCTGCCCACGCTGTGGCTGGACCCGCTGGGGCCGCTGCTCAAGAACCTGCCCATCGCCGCCATCCTTGTCGTCCTCCTGAAAGCACCACGCGCATGA
- a CDS encoding DUF2269 family protein has translation MNTYLALKWVHILSSVLLVGTGFGSAFYLFFANRSGSVAAQAVVSRLVVRADTWFTTPAGIVQPVTGAAMAMMAGWPLSTPWLAASIALYALAGICWLPVLWLQWRMAAMARDAAAQGTPMPALYTRYARWWEALGYPAFAAMLAVFFLMVHKPALWG, from the coding sequence ATGAACACCTATCTCGCTCTCAAATGGGTCCACATCCTGTCCAGCGTGCTGCTGGTGGGCACGGGCTTCGGCTCGGCGTTCTACCTGTTCTTTGCCAACCGCAGCGGCAGCGTGGCCGCCCAGGCCGTGGTGTCGCGGCTGGTGGTGCGGGCCGACACCTGGTTCACCACGCCGGCCGGCATCGTGCAGCCGGTGACCGGCGCCGCCATGGCGATGATGGCCGGCTGGCCGCTGTCCACGCCGTGGCTGGCCGCGTCGATCGCGCTGTACGCCCTGGCAGGCATCTGCTGGCTGCCGGTGCTTTGGCTGCAGTGGCGCATGGCCGCCATGGCGCGCGACGCGGCTGCGCAAGGCACGCCGATGCCGGCGCTCTACACCCGCTATGCGCGCTGGTGGGAGGCGCTGGGCTACCCGGCTTTCGCGGCCATGCTGGCCGTGTTCTTTCTGATGGTGCACAAGCCCGCGCTGTGGGGCTGA
- a CDS encoding aspartate/glutamate racemase family protein — MLSMPAISPVPRMVGILGGMGPAAGADFVRLFVEACTRRMAALGIPVRDQAYPEHWLAQVPIPDRTAALGDRTSGAHQPAEPMAQATGRLAALGVQAVAIACNTAHAWHGDLQQRFPQLQVLHGMREVAAGLAAARVPRVGLLATQGSYDTGLYQAELRRHGVACVLPQPGERELLMQGIYDGVKAGDYALARNRFASVAHTLRERDGVSILIMGCTEIPLALDEAAAGARLVNPSQVLAEALARCAYAGIGPPAPARAGADAIA; from the coding sequence ATGTTGTCCATGCCAGCGATCTCCCCGGTGCCCCGCATGGTGGGCATTCTGGGCGGCATGGGCCCGGCTGCGGGGGCCGATTTCGTGCGGCTCTTCGTGGAGGCGTGCACGCGGCGCATGGCCGCGCTCGGCATTCCCGTGCGGGACCAGGCGTACCCCGAGCACTGGCTGGCGCAGGTGCCCATTCCCGATCGCACGGCGGCCTTGGGCGACCGCACGTCCGGCGCCCACCAGCCGGCAGAGCCGATGGCGCAGGCCACGGGCCGGCTGGCGGCGCTGGGGGTGCAGGCCGTGGCGATCGCGTGCAACACGGCCCATGCGTGGCATGGGGACCTGCAGCAGCGGTTTCCGCAACTGCAGGTGCTGCACGGCATGCGTGAAGTGGCGGCCGGGCTCGCGGCCGCGCGGGTTCCGCGCGTGGGGCTGCTGGCGACGCAAGGGTCTTACGACACCGGGCTGTACCAGGCCGAACTGCGGCGCCACGGGGTGGCCTGCGTACTGCCGCAGCCCGGTGAGCGCGAGCTGCTCATGCAGGGCATCTACGACGGCGTGAAGGCCGGCGACTATGCGCTGGCCCGCAACCGCTTCGCGTCTGTGGCGCACACCCTGCGCGAGCGCGACGGGGTGTCGATCCTCATCATGGGCTGCACCGAAATCCCGCTGGCCCTGGACGAGGCCGCGGCGGGCGCCCGCCTGGTCAACCCATCGCAGGTGCTGGCCGAGGCGCTGGCGCGCTGCGCCTATGCCGGAATCGGGCCGCCTGCCCCGGCGCGTGCGGGCGCGGACGCCATCGCCTGA
- a CDS encoding amino acid ABC transporter substrate-binding protein, translating into MKPFLSAALFACGVCAAATAAHADTLQKIADSGKITLAYRESSVPFSYLAGPGEPIGFSVDISNAVVNAVRAKLKNPAIKVELQAVTSQNRIPLITNGTVDLECGSTTNNSARGKDVQFAVNYFYTGTRLLTKKTSGVQNYADLAKKKVASTSGTTNAQVIRKYSRENNLEMDIVLGKDHDDSMLLVDSGRAEAFAMDDILLFGLKGNARNPADWVVVGDSLQVEPYACMLRKDDPQFQALVNGVIGGMMKSGEFEKLYTKWFMSPVPPKGQNLGLPMSKELRDNLVAQSDKPAN; encoded by the coding sequence ATGAAGCCATTCCTGTCTGCCGCCCTCTTCGCTTGCGGCGTGTGCGCTGCCGCCACCGCGGCCCACGCCGACACCCTGCAGAAGATCGCCGACTCGGGAAAGATCACGCTGGCTTACCGTGAATCGTCGGTGCCCTTCAGCTACCTCGCCGGCCCGGGCGAGCCGATCGGCTTCTCGGTGGACATCTCCAACGCGGTGGTGAATGCGGTGCGTGCCAAGCTCAAGAACCCGGCGATCAAGGTGGAACTGCAGGCCGTCACGTCGCAAAACCGCATTCCGCTGATCACCAACGGCACGGTGGATCTCGAATGCGGCTCCACCACCAACAACTCCGCGCGCGGCAAGGACGTGCAGTTCGCCGTGAACTATTTCTACACCGGTACGCGCCTGCTCACCAAGAAGACCTCGGGCGTGCAGAACTATGCCGACCTGGCCAAGAAGAAGGTCGCCAGCACCAGCGGCACCACCAACGCGCAGGTGATCCGCAAGTACAGCCGCGAGAACAACCTCGAGATGGACATCGTGCTGGGCAAGGACCACGACGATTCCATGCTGCTCGTCGATTCGGGCCGGGCAGAAGCGTTCGCGATGGACGACATCCTGCTGTTCGGCCTGAAGGGCAATGCGCGCAACCCCGCGGACTGGGTGGTGGTGGGCGACTCGCTGCAAGTGGAACCCTATGCCTGCATGCTGCGCAAGGACGACCCCCAGTTCCAGGCGCTGGTGAACGGCGTGATCGGCGGCATGATGAAGTCCGGGGAGTTCGAAAAGCTCTACACCAAGTGGTTCATGTCGCCCGTGCCGCCCAAGGGCCAGAACCTGGGCCTGCCCATGTCCAAGGAACTGCGCGACAACCTCGTGGCGCAAAGCGACAAGCCAGCCAACTGA
- a CDS encoding D-amino acid dehydrogenase: MDACVMGAGIVGLATAYALQRQGMRVTVIDQGPVGGGASGGNGAQLSYSYVQPLADPGLWAQLPQLLMSRESPLQVRPQWDPHQWRWALQFLAACNGTTSRHTTAQLLALAARSRAGFEAMRTREALDCDFSSTGKLVLYGTRDGLAAAERQMELQRAWGSEQDSISAQRCVELEPALAHHAPYIAGAIHTPSECAADCLKVCEGLHALLAGRGVRFELGAQVQGFDRAQGRIAAVRTSAGTIEADRFVLALGSGSVAVARMLGLHLPVYPIKGYSITLDAPADAPWAPRMNVTHAGRKVVFARLGQRLRVAGMAELVGNDRRIRPERIESLRATVRTVLGHEAPAASLHPWTGMRPATPTGLPIADRAAEASNLWINTGHGALGFTLAFGTAAIVAEQMLQACATA, from the coding sequence ATGGATGCATGTGTGATGGGTGCGGGCATCGTGGGCCTGGCCACGGCCTACGCGCTGCAGCGCCAGGGAATGCGCGTCACGGTGATCGACCAGGGCCCCGTGGGCGGCGGTGCCAGCGGCGGCAACGGCGCACAGCTGAGCTACAGCTACGTCCAGCCCCTGGCCGACCCGGGCCTGTGGGCCCAGTTGCCCCAGTTGCTGATGTCGCGCGAATCGCCGCTGCAGGTGCGGCCGCAATGGGACCCGCACCAATGGCGCTGGGCCCTGCAGTTTCTGGCAGCCTGCAACGGCACCACCTCGCGCCACACCACGGCGCAATTGCTCGCGCTGGCGGCCCGCAGCCGCGCCGGGTTCGAGGCCATGCGCACCCGCGAGGCGCTGGACTGCGACTTCTCCAGCACCGGCAAGCTGGTGCTGTACGGCACGCGCGATGGCCTGGCCGCGGCCGAGCGCCAGATGGAACTGCAGCGGGCCTGGGGCAGCGAACAGGACTCGATCTCCGCACAGCGCTGCGTGGAACTGGAGCCGGCGCTCGCCCACCACGCGCCCTACATTGCCGGTGCGATCCATACCCCCAGCGAGTGCGCGGCCGACTGCCTGAAGGTGTGCGAAGGGCTGCATGCCCTGCTGGCCGGACGCGGCGTGCGCTTCGAATTGGGCGCACAGGTGCAGGGATTCGACCGCGCGCAGGGACGCATCGCCGCGGTGCGCACCAGCGCCGGCACCATCGAGGCCGACCGTTTCGTGCTGGCGCTGGGCAGCGGCAGCGTGGCGGTGGCCCGGATGCTGGGCCTGCACCTGCCCGTCTATCCGATCAAGGGCTACAGCATCACCCTCGACGCCCCGGCCGACGCGCCCTGGGCGCCCCGCATGAACGTGACGCACGCGGGGCGCAAGGTCGTGTTCGCCCGCCTGGGCCAGCGCCTGCGCGTGGCCGGCATGGCGGAGCTGGTGGGCAACGACCGCCGCATCCGCCCCGAGCGCATCGAGAGCCTGCGCGCCACGGTGCGCACCGTGCTGGGGCACGAAGCGCCCGCCGCATCGCTGCACCCCTGGACCGGCATGCGCCCCGCCACGCCCACGGGCCTGCCCATCGCCGACCGCGCCGCCGAGGCCAGCAACCTGTGGATCAACACGGGGCACGGGGCGCTGGGGTTCACCTTGGCGTTCGGTACGGCGGCCATCGTGGCCGAACAGATGCTGCAGGCCTGCGCTACCGCCTGA
- a CDS encoding LysR substrate-binding domain-containing protein, producing the protein MRLRHIEVFNAVMLTGSVSAAARLINVTQPAVSRILAHAELQLGFALFHRMKGRLVPTREAQTLYPHIERLFNQLDDVQRLANSLRGQQREGELHVLSVLALSHEVMPRALRAFRAQHPDVVVRIDALHSPQIVSALVLQEADIGFVFSALVHPSLAQETLAEGRVVCVAPKGTLDADVVQAGVVHLADLAHTPVIRLEANDPLGTMVNHASREADVGLQAAFTVQTYHAALALAHHGLGVALVDVCTAASADLTRVDVLALAPRIAVPVKALRMVNRPASLLADTMVRCMRDAVAQTLASAGLAERD; encoded by the coding sequence ATGCGCCTGCGCCACATCGAAGTCTTCAATGCGGTGATGCTCACCGGCAGCGTGAGCGCCGCCGCGCGGCTCATCAACGTCACCCAGCCGGCCGTGAGCCGCATCCTCGCGCATGCCGAACTGCAACTGGGCTTTGCGCTCTTTCACCGCATGAAGGGTCGGCTCGTTCCCACGCGCGAGGCGCAAACCCTGTACCCGCACATCGAGCGGTTGTTCAACCAGCTCGACGATGTGCAGCGCCTGGCCAACAGCCTGCGCGGCCAGCAGCGCGAGGGCGAGCTGCATGTGCTGAGCGTGCTGGCCCTGAGCCACGAGGTGATGCCGCGCGCGCTGCGGGCCTTTCGCGCGCAGCACCCGGACGTGGTGGTGCGCATCGATGCGTTGCACTCGCCGCAGATCGTCTCGGCCCTGGTGCTGCAGGAGGCCGACATCGGCTTCGTGTTCAGCGCGCTGGTGCATCCTTCGCTCGCGCAGGAGACGCTGGCCGAAGGCCGCGTGGTGTGCGTCGCGCCCAAGGGCACGCTGGATGCGGACGTTGTGCAGGCCGGCGTGGTGCACCTGGCCGATCTGGCCCACACGCCGGTGATCCGCCTGGAGGCGAACGACCCGCTCGGCACAATGGTGAACCACGCCAGCCGCGAGGCCGACGTGGGCCTGCAGGCGGCCTTCACGGTGCAGACCTACCATGCGGCGCTCGCGCTCGCGCACCATGGGCTGGGCGTGGCGCTGGTGGATGTGTGCACCGCGGCCTCGGCCGACCTTACGCGGGTGGACGTGCTCGCGCTCGCGCCGCGCATCGCGGTGCCCGTGAAGGCGCTGCGCATGGTGAACCGGCCCGCATCGCTGCTGGCGGACACCATGGTGCGCTGCATGCGCGATGCGGTGGCGCAGACGCTGGCGTCGGCTGGCCTGGCAGAGCGCGATTGA
- the polA gene encoding DNA polymerase I, giving the protein MSKPKTLVLVDGSSYLYRAYHAMPDLRAVPGDPASPATGAIRGMVNMMQALRREVRADYAACVFDASGKTFRDDIYPEYKAQRAPMPDDLRSQIPAIHEVVRLLGWAVLDVPGVEADDVIGTLAVTAARQGVEVIVSSGDKDMSQLVDAHITIIDTMSGKKRDIAGVTAEFGVPPHLMVDYQTLVGDTVDNVPGVPKVGPKTAAKWLMEYGSLDALMERATEIKGVAGENLRNARDWLPTGRQLVTIRTDCDLAGHVAGLPALDALASGAQDAAALKAFYEKHGFKGLARAIDIQEAAPELLEEGAAKASKASKGRGGAVDPTPGLFDEPAEVAAAKVSNLQYDTVFTWEAFDAWFARLQAAELVAIDTETTSLDEMRAEIVGISWSVEAGTAAYVPLMHDYPDAPAQLPRDEVLARLKPWLEDGSRKKLGQHVKYDRHVLANHGIEVQGYEHDTMLQSYVLEVHRPHGLGSLAERHLGRSGIHYEDLCGKGAKQIPFSQVSIKLAAEYSCEDSDQTLDVHRVLWPQLQADDKLRGIYELEMASSEALYRIERNGVLVDAPILAQQSHELGQRILQLETEAYEIAGQPFNLGSPKQLGEIFFDKLGMPVVKKTATGARSTDEEVLEKLAEDYPLPAKLLEHRSLSKLKGTYTDKLAQLAHPSTGRVHTHYAQAVAVTGRLSSNDPNLQNIPIRTAEGRRVREAFVAPPGRVIASADYSQIELRIMAHLSGDASLLHAFTEGLDVHRATAAEVFGVEVGQVSSEQRRYAKVINFGLIYGMSSFGLAKNLGIETKAAAAYIDRYFQRYPGVKQYMDDTKALAKTKGYVETVFGRRLYLPEINSPNGPRRSGAERAAINAPMQGTAADLIKKAMVAVQDVLDAEKPGVLMIMQVHDELVFELPESEVDWVRREIPRLMAGVADLKVPLLAEVGVGPNWDKAH; this is encoded by the coding sequence ATGAGCAAACCCAAGACCCTGGTGCTGGTGGACGGCTCCAGCTATCTGTACCGCGCCTACCATGCCATGCCCGACCTGCGGGCCGTGCCGGGCGACCCCGCCAGCCCCGCCACGGGCGCCATCCGCGGCATGGTCAACATGATGCAGGCCCTGCGCCGCGAAGTGCGCGCCGACTATGCCGCCTGCGTGTTCGACGCTTCGGGCAAGACCTTCCGCGACGACATCTATCCCGAATACAAGGCGCAGCGCGCGCCCATGCCCGACGACCTGCGCAGCCAGATCCCGGCGATCCACGAGGTCGTGCGCCTGCTGGGCTGGGCCGTGCTCGACGTGCCGGGCGTGGAGGCCGACGACGTGATCGGCACGCTCGCCGTCACCGCGGCGCGGCAGGGCGTGGAGGTGATCGTCTCCAGCGGCGACAAGGACATGAGCCAGCTGGTGGACGCGCACATCACCATCATCGACACCATGAGCGGCAAGAAGCGCGACATCGCCGGCGTGACGGCGGAGTTCGGCGTGCCGCCGCACCTGATGGTGGACTACCAGACCCTCGTGGGCGACACCGTGGACAACGTGCCCGGCGTGCCCAAGGTGGGCCCCAAGACAGCGGCCAAATGGCTCATGGAATACGGCTCGCTCGATGCGCTGATGGAGCGCGCCACCGAGATCAAGGGCGTGGCGGGCGAGAACCTGCGCAACGCGCGCGACTGGCTGCCCACCGGGCGCCAATTGGTCACCATTCGCACCGACTGCGACCTGGCGGGGCATGTGGCCGGCCTGCCGGCGCTGGACGCCTTGGCCAGCGGCGCGCAGGATGCCGCCGCTCTCAAGGCCTTCTACGAAAAGCACGGATTCAAGGGCCTGGCCCGGGCCATCGACATTCAGGAGGCCGCCCCCGAATTGCTGGAGGAAGGTGCCGCCAAGGCATCCAAGGCGTCCAAGGGCCGTGGCGGCGCAGTGGACCCCACGCCCGGCCTGTTCGACGAGCCCGCCGAAGTGGCCGCGGCCAAGGTGAGCAACCTGCAGTACGACACCGTGTTCACCTGGGAGGCTTTCGACGCCTGGTTCGCGCGCCTGCAGGCGGCCGAACTGGTGGCGATCGACACGGAGACCACCTCGCTCGACGAGATGCGCGCCGAGATCGTCGGCATCAGCTGGAGCGTGGAGGCCGGCACGGCCGCCTACGTGCCGCTCATGCACGACTACCCCGACGCCCCGGCGCAATTGCCCCGTGACGAGGTGCTGGCGCGGCTCAAGCCCTGGCTGGAAGACGGCTCGCGCAAGAAGCTCGGCCAGCATGTCAAGTACGACCGCCATGTGCTGGCCAACCACGGCATCGAAGTGCAGGGCTACGAACACGACACCATGCTGCAGAGCTACGTGCTCGAAGTGCACCGGCCGCACGGCCTGGGCAGCCTGGCGGAGCGGCACCTGGGCCGCAGCGGCATCCATTACGAAGACCTGTGTGGCAAGGGCGCCAAGCAGATTCCGTTCAGCCAGGTGTCGATCAAGCTGGCGGCCGAGTATTCGTGCGAAGACTCCGACCAGACCCTGGATGTGCACCGCGTGCTGTGGCCCCAGCTGCAGGCCGACGACAAGCTGCGCGGCATCTACGAACTGGAGATGGCCAGCAGCGAGGCGCTCTACCGCATCGAGCGCAACGGCGTGCTGGTGGACGCGCCCATCCTCGCGCAGCAAAGCCATGAGCTGGGCCAGCGCATCCTGCAACTGGAAACCGAGGCGTACGAGATCGCGGGCCAACCCTTCAACCTGGGCAGCCCCAAGCAACTGGGCGAAATCTTCTTCGACAAGCTGGGCATGCCCGTGGTCAAGAAGACCGCCACCGGCGCGCGCAGCACAGACGAAGAGGTGCTGGAAAAGCTGGCGGAGGACTACCCCCTGCCCGCCAAGCTGCTGGAGCACCGCAGCCTCTCCAAGCTCAAGGGCACCTATACCGACAAGCTGGCGCAACTGGCCCATCCCTCCACCGGCCGCGTGCACACGCACTACGCCCAGGCCGTGGCGGTGACCGGGCGCCTGTCCAGCAACGACCCCAACCTGCAGAACATTCCCATCCGCACGGCGGAAGGCCGGCGCGTGCGCGAGGCCTTCGTGGCGCCGCCCGGGCGCGTGATCGCCAGCGCCGACTACAGCCAGATCGAGCTGCGCATCATGGCCCACCTGAGCGGCGACGCCTCGCTGCTGCACGCCTTCACCGAAGGGCTGGACGTGCACCGCGCCACGGCGGCGGAGGTGTTCGGCGTCGAGGTCGGCCAGGTCAGCAGCGAGCAGCGGCGCTACGCCAAGGTCATCAACTTCGGGCTCATCTACGGCATGAGCAGCTTCGGCCTGGCCAAGAACCTGGGCATCGAGACCAAGGCTGCCGCAGCCTACATCGACCGCTACTTCCAGCGCTATCCCGGCGTGAAGCAGTACATGGACGACACCAAGGCCCTGGCCAAGACCAAGGGCTATGTGGAAACCGTGTTCGGCCGCCGCCTGTACCTGCCCGAGATCAACTCGCCCAACGGCCCGCGCCGCAGCGGCGCCGAACGCGCGGCCATCAACGCGCCCATGCAGGGCACCGCTGCCGACCTCATCAAGAAGGCCATGGTCGCCGTGCAGGACGTGCTGGACGCCGAAAAGCCCGGTGTGCTGATGATCATGCAGGTGCACGACGAACTGGTGTTCGAGCTGCCCGAGAGCGAGGTGGACTGGGTGCGCCGCGAGATCCCCCGGCTGATGGCGGGCGTGGCGGACCTGAAGGTGCCGCTGCTGGCCGAGGTCGGCGTGGGGCCGAACTGGGACAAGGCGCACTGA